From Candidatus Rubrimentiphilum sp., one genomic window encodes:
- the acpS gene encoding holo-ACP synthase: MIVGIGTDLAEVARYRFNEDELAWFARKIYTDEEMAYALRKREPAQRLAGFYAAKEATRKAFGHAIPWRSVGVTHERSGKPAIRLFGSAGALLEQRGVTAIHLSITHTDSIAAATVILEGR; encoded by the coding sequence ATGATCGTGGGCATCGGCACGGACCTCGCCGAGGTTGCGCGCTACCGCTTCAATGAAGACGAGCTCGCGTGGTTCGCCAGAAAGATTTACACGGACGAAGAGATGGCGTACGCACTGCGCAAGCGCGAACCCGCTCAGCGCTTAGCCGGATTTTACGCAGCAAAAGAAGCCACCCGTAAGGCGTTCGGCCACGCGATCCCCTGGCGCAGCGTCGGCGTAACGCACGAGCGCAGCGGCAAGCCTGCCATCCGGCTCTTCGGCTCCGCCGGCGCGCTACTCGAACAGCGCGGGGTCACGGCAATTCACCTGTCGATCACTCACACCGACTCCATCGCGGCCGCCACCGTTATTCTCGAGGGACGCTGA
- a CDS encoding archaemetzincin family Zn-dependent metalloprotease, producing the protein MEMQLRIVPVNGIEPAFLSRLGLCLAERFLYDVVVERPLALSRSCLNSTRRQLFLPTLTTKILREYGSGGGLLLGITDFDLYKTSQRFVFGDADEQRRVAAVSIHRLRNEFYGEDADENMLFQRTLKECVHELGHSLGLKHCYNARCAMHYSNSIFETDNKMPHFCEVCEKRSRARS; encoded by the coding sequence ATGGAGATGCAATTGCGTATCGTTCCCGTCAATGGGATCGAGCCCGCCTTTCTCTCTCGTCTGGGACTCTGTTTGGCGGAGCGTTTTCTCTATGACGTCGTCGTCGAACGGCCGCTCGCGCTCTCACGCAGCTGCCTGAACAGCACACGGCGGCAGCTCTTTCTGCCGACCCTGACCACGAAGATCTTGCGCGAGTACGGCAGTGGCGGCGGTCTGCTGCTGGGAATCACCGATTTCGATCTCTACAAGACCTCGCAGCGCTTCGTCTTCGGCGACGCCGACGAGCAGCGCCGGGTCGCGGCCGTTTCCATCCATCGCTTGCGCAACGAATTCTATGGCGAAGACGCGGATGAGAACATGCTCTTCCAGCGCACGCTCAAAGAATGCGTTCACGAACTCGGGCACTCGTTGGGATTGAAGCATTGCTACAACGCGCGCTGCGCGATGCACTATTCTAACTCAATCTTCGAAACCGACAATAAGATGCCGCACTTTTGCGAGGTTTGCGAGAAGCGAAGCCGCGCGCGGAGCTAG
- a CDS encoding VOC family protein codes for MTVAQFSIAMLVCANLERSRDFYRDVLGLKLKTDYMPEWVDFDLGGGATLGLHPKTELLAVRPGSLQLGFAVENVDAFVAGCAAKGVPIFQDPYDEPFGRLAIIGDPDGYPVQVMSPPRARRA; via the coding sequence ATGACTGTGGCGCAATTTTCGATTGCTATGCTGGTCTGCGCGAACCTCGAACGGTCGCGCGATTTCTATCGCGACGTCTTGGGATTGAAACTCAAGACGGACTACATGCCCGAATGGGTGGACTTCGATCTTGGCGGCGGCGCCACGCTGGGGTTGCATCCGAAGACGGAACTGCTTGCCGTGCGTCCCGGCTCGCTGCAGTTAGGGTTTGCGGTTGAAAATGTTGACGCATTTGTAGCCGGATGCGCCGCCAAAGGCGTTCCGATCTTTCAGGATCCCTACGACGAGCCGTTCGGGCGGCTCGCCATCATCGGTGATCCCGACGGCTATCCCGTTCAGGTCATGAGTCCGCCGCGCGCCCGCCGCGCATGA
- the ligA gene encoding NAD-dependent DNA ligase LigA, with product MTARRPSDRALELRAQIDEANHRYYILDDPQLSDADYDALLRELIDLEDRYPEIRTPESPTQRVGAVPSERFAPYEHHVPMLSLANAMNEQELRAFDERVRKLAQGPQAYVVELKIDGLATSLRYRNGTLERGGTRGDGRVGEDVTPNLRTISSIPLRLRAAERARDEVEVRGEVYLRKSDFEALNRARESAGLPVFANPRNAASGGVRQLDPRLTAERKLSFFAYSVMAGSPSVMVSLSNHGRAANEVSVDEASALRTQWEALEYLKRLGLKVNPNVARCESIDDVVAYCEHWETQRDTLDYEIDGVVVKVDDLATQERLGAAGRDPRWAIAYKFKPREARTKLLDIAITVGRTGTLNPNAVLEPVAIGGVTVRNATLHNAEYIRSNDIRVGDTVLVTRAGDVIPRVVGPILSERKGNPRRFVMPDRCPVCGSEADHPEGEAMSRCTNAACPAQVLERVRHFCSRGAMDVEGIGDVMAQQLTELELVEDIADIYALDAKKLADVPRTGEKTIANLLRNIESSKSRGLARVLTGLGIRFVGTQTAQILADDFGSIDAIAEASKEDLQRSEGIGPEVASSVHLFFQQRANRAMIERLRKCGVSMTAPKRARAADGKLAGKTFVLTGTLPNLTRDEAAALIAQAGGKVTGSVSKKTDYVVAGSEPGSKYDKAQSLGITILDENSLRKLLSS from the coding sequence ATGACGGCAAGACGGCCTAGCGATCGCGCGCTGGAGCTGCGCGCGCAAATCGACGAAGCCAACCATCGGTACTACATTCTCGACGATCCGCAACTCTCCGACGCCGACTACGACGCGCTGCTGCGCGAGCTGATCGATCTCGAGGATCGCTATCCCGAGATCCGCACGCCGGAGTCGCCGACGCAGCGGGTCGGGGCCGTACCGTCAGAACGGTTCGCGCCTTACGAGCATCACGTGCCGATGCTGAGTTTGGCTAACGCCATGAACGAGCAGGAGTTGCGCGCGTTCGACGAACGCGTGCGCAAATTAGCGCAAGGGCCGCAAGCGTACGTCGTCGAGCTGAAGATCGACGGGCTGGCGACGTCGCTGCGCTACCGCAACGGAACGCTGGAGCGCGGCGGCACGCGCGGGGACGGACGCGTGGGCGAAGACGTGACGCCGAATTTGCGTACGATTTCATCCATACCGCTGCGCCTGCGCGCGGCAGAGCGAGCTCGGGACGAAGTCGAGGTGCGCGGTGAGGTCTATTTGCGCAAGAGCGATTTCGAGGCGCTCAATCGCGCGCGCGAAAGCGCCGGGCTGCCTGTTTTTGCCAATCCGCGCAATGCCGCATCGGGAGGCGTGCGGCAGTTGGATCCCCGCCTAACCGCGGAGCGTAAACTGTCATTTTTTGCGTATAGTGTCATGGCGGGCTCCCCCAGTGTCATGGTGAGCTTGTCGAACCACGGCCGAGCAGCGAACGAAGTGAGCGTTGACGAGGCCAGCGCGTTACGGACCCAGTGGGAAGCGCTCGAGTATCTAAAACGGCTGGGGCTGAAGGTCAATCCGAACGTTGCGCGCTGCGAGTCGATTGACGATGTCGTCGCATATTGCGAGCACTGGGAGACGCAGCGCGACACGCTCGATTATGAAATAGACGGCGTCGTCGTAAAAGTGGACGATCTCGCCACGCAAGAGCGGCTCGGGGCCGCGGGACGCGATCCGCGCTGGGCGATCGCCTACAAGTTCAAGCCGCGTGAAGCCCGCACGAAGCTCCTCGACATCGCGATTACCGTCGGGCGGACCGGAACGCTGAATCCGAACGCGGTGCTGGAGCCGGTGGCGATTGGCGGCGTGACGGTGCGCAACGCGACGCTGCACAACGCCGAATACATTCGCAGCAACGACATCCGCGTCGGCGACACAGTCTTGGTAACGCGTGCCGGCGACGTCATCCCGCGCGTGGTCGGTCCGATTCTGAGCGAACGCAAAGGCAACCCGCGCCGGTTTGTTATGCCGGACCGCTGTCCGGTCTGCGGTTCGGAGGCCGACCATCCTGAAGGTGAAGCGATGTCGCGCTGCACCAATGCGGCGTGCCCCGCTCAGGTTCTGGAACGCGTGCGGCATTTCTGTTCGCGCGGCGCAATGGACGTCGAGGGAATCGGCGACGTGATGGCTCAGCAGCTCACCGAACTCGAGCTGGTCGAAGACATCGCCGACATCTACGCGCTGGATGCCAAGAAACTCGCCGACGTGCCGCGAACGGGCGAAAAAACCATCGCGAATCTGCTGCGAAACATCGAAAGCTCGAAGTCCCGTGGGTTAGCCCGCGTACTTACCGGCCTGGGCATCCGGTTCGTCGGAACGCAGACGGCACAGATTCTCGCGGACGATTTTGGTTCGATCGATGCGATCGCTGAAGCGAGCAAGGAAGACTTGCAGCGCAGCGAGGGCATCGGACCTGAAGTCGCAAGCAGCGTGCATCTCTTTTTTCAGCAGCGCGCCAATCGCGCCATGATCGAGCGCTTGCGCAAGTGCGGCGTGTCCATGACCGCGCCCAAACGCGCGCGCGCCGCCGACGGCAAACTCGCCGGCAAGACGTTCGTGCTCACCGGAACACTGCCAAATCTGACGCGCGATGAAGCGGCCGCGCTGATCGCGCAAGCCGGCGGCAAAGTCACCGGTTCGGTCAGCAAGAAAACGGACTACGTCGTGGCCGGGAGCGAGCCTGGAAGCAAATACGACAAAGCGCAAAGCCTCGGCATCACGATTCTCGACGAAAACAGCTTGCGCAAACTATTGTCATCCTGA
- a CDS encoding NAD(P)H-hydrate dehydratase, whose protein sequence is MRVFTPQQMREIDRAAFSEVSEDALMRAAGKRVAERAFGFVGEGRIVAFAGKGNNGGDAFAALATLPKNCARTIYAEKSEAPSAARRAAERRARDRGVSVKAFPRDLTEARKALKGCVLVIDGLLGTGSRLPIPAHYVPVITAINESGISVLSIDIPSGTDAESGAAGEPAIRARYTVTLGALKIGLLLEPARSYAGALFLGEIGLPQAALDSQTAQYEALNDTEFVALLPHRAADADKRKAGAPLIVAGSEQFPGAAVLCALGAARAGAGYVTVATPQSAATALRSHLIEQVVVTIGDGSAAEVVDDLLDVAKRCSSIGIGPGLGLDDRTGEIVRGLVQRCELPMVADASALFHFAKNLELLRDKPIVLTPHEGEFARLSGKGTILPGERIARLREFVERTGITTLLKGESTLIYDGKMMHVNTTGTPALATAGTGDVLTGMIATLLSQGLAPVDAARTAAYWHGLAGKLAHRWHPVGVIARDVADALGAAIPHEPPASPLLRIF, encoded by the coding sequence ATGCGCGTCTTCACCCCGCAGCAGATGCGCGAGATTGACCGCGCGGCGTTTTCGGAAGTCAGCGAAGACGCACTGATGCGCGCCGCAGGCAAACGCGTCGCCGAACGTGCCTTTGGCTTTGTGGGGGAAGGGCGCATCGTGGCGTTCGCGGGCAAAGGCAATAACGGCGGCGACGCATTCGCGGCGCTCGCTACGCTCCCGAAGAACTGCGCGCGCACCATCTATGCGGAAAAAAGCGAGGCGCCTTCCGCGGCACGGCGCGCGGCCGAACGCCGGGCGCGCGATCGCGGCGTCAGCGTGAAAGCATTTCCGCGCGACTTGACCGAGGCGCGGAAAGCCTTGAAGGGCTGCGTGCTGGTCATCGACGGTCTGCTCGGCACCGGTTCACGGTTGCCTATCCCCGCGCATTACGTGCCGGTGATAACCGCGATAAACGAAAGCGGCATCTCCGTGCTCTCGATCGATATTCCGAGCGGAACGGACGCGGAATCGGGCGCCGCCGGCGAACCGGCGATTCGCGCCAGGTACACGGTGACGCTCGGCGCGCTAAAAATTGGATTGCTGCTGGAGCCGGCTCGCTCGTACGCCGGAGCGCTCTTCCTTGGCGAGATTGGGTTGCCCCAAGCGGCGCTCGATTCGCAAACCGCTCAATACGAAGCGCTGAACGACACGGAGTTCGTCGCGCTCTTGCCGCACCGCGCCGCCGACGCGGACAAACGAAAGGCGGGCGCGCCGCTGATCGTAGCCGGATCCGAACAGTTTCCGGGCGCCGCGGTACTGTGCGCGCTCGGCGCCGCTCGCGCCGGAGCGGGATACGTCACGGTCGCTACGCCGCAAAGCGCGGCAACTGCCCTTCGATCGCATTTAATCGAACAAGTCGTGGTGACGATCGGCGACGGGAGCGCGGCCGAGGTAGTTGACGACCTGCTCGACGTCGCGAAGCGCTGCTCGTCGATAGGAATCGGTCCCGGGTTAGGATTGGACGACCGGACCGGCGAGATCGTGCGCGGCTTGGTGCAGCGCTGCGAGCTTCCGATGGTAGCGGATGCAAGCGCGCTCTTTCATTTTGCGAAGAATCTAGAACTTTTGCGCGACAAACCTATCGTGCTCACCCCGCATGAGGGCGAGTTTGCGCGGCTGTCCGGCAAAGGCACGATACTGCCGGGCGAACGCATCGCACGTTTGCGCGAGTTCGTCGAACGCACCGGGATTACGACGCTGTTAAAAGGCGAATCGACGCTGATCTACGACGGCAAGATGATGCACGTCAACACGACGGGCACGCCCGCGTTGGCGACCGCCGGCACCGGCGACGTGCTCACCGGAATGATCGCCACGCTGCTCTCGCAGGGGCTCGCGCCGGTCGATGCCGCACGCACCGCAGCCTATTGGCATGGACTTGCCGGCAAGCTCGCCCACAGGTGGCACCCAGTCGGCGTTATCGCGCGCGACGTTGCTGACGCGCTCGGTGCCGCGATTCCGCACGAACCGCCTGCGTCACCGCTGCTGCGTATCTTCTAG